A segment of the Bos taurus isolate L1 Dominette 01449 registration number 42190680 breed Hereford chromosome 19, ARS-UCD2.0, whole genome shotgun sequence genome:
TCCTATTTGGAACTTCACTTGGTAAATCTCAGTACTCAgtcttcaaaattttctttttggcaATGGCATactgcctgtgggatcttagttccccaaccagggatcgaacctgggccacagcactGAAAGCACTGAGTTATGGAGAAATTAAAACAGTACCTCACAATCATAATATTGATCAAAGGAAGTCAGacaggagtttccctggtggctcagtggtaaataatttgcctgccagtgcaggaaacacaagtcagatacctgatccaggaagatcccacctgccatacagcaactaaacccatggccacaactactgagcctgtgctctacagcccaggAGTCACATCTACTTAAGTCCGACcaccctaaagcccatgctctgcaagaagagaaggcACTGCTATAAGAAGTTGGTACAACTCAACTGTCaggtagcccctgctcgccacaactagagagtagcccatgcagcagctaagacccagcacagccaaaaagaaagaaagaaaaaaaccctcaGACAAAATAAGTGCAAAGAGGGACTAAAACTAATACTTGTACATCAATGTTCAcagaaacattatttataatacccaaaggtggaaacaacacaaatgtccactgatagatgattggattaaaaaatgtgatataaaaaaaaaaaatgtgatatatacatacaatggaatattgctcagccttaaaaaggaatgaaattttgttatgttcagtcgctcagtcgtgtccaactctttgcgaccccatgaaccgcaacacaccaggcctccctgtccatcaccaactcccggagtccacccaaacccatgtccattgtgtcagtgatgccatccaaccatctcatcctctgtcatccccttctcctcctgccctcaatcattcccagcatcagggtcttttcaaatgagtcagctcttcgcatcaggtctACAACATAGATAATCCTTGAAAAcatcctaagtgaaataaaccagacaaaaAGGATAGatattgtataattccacttacatgagttacctagaataggcaaattcacagaAGACATAAAGTAGAATAAAGTGGGGAGGAGGAAAAATGGATACAAGAAAATGGACAGTAATGATGggtacacaacactgtgaattaataccactgaactaGACACTTTTAATAGtcaagttttatttatattttaccacaataaaaaaggctgaaaaagaaaaaaaaaaaagccacacacCAAGAGtacatactgtttgattccacttgtaCAAAATACATAACCAGAAAACTAATCTATGGTGGTAGAAATCAGAATAGTGACTACTCTTTGGAAGTGAGTGGCTGGAAGAGGACTGAAGGGCCATTCTGTGGTCATTTTCTGTTGCTTGATCCGAGTCCCGGTTCCACCGATGTGTTCAGTTGGTGAAAACTACCGAGCTCTTCGCTTTTGAGTTTGCCCGTCTGTATTATTTATACTTCAATCAATAGTTCACCGGAAAACAACAGCATCTCCTCACCCCGCCACAGAACGTCTTTAGAACAAATTTTAATTGCAAAAATCCTCTTGTAAGCTGAACCATTTCCCCCTTTCTTGGGGCTCCTGCTTTTCCGGTGCCCTAAGCCTGCAAGGAATCTGTGCCTTCTTTGAAATGGTTTCTTGCCTTATTTACCAAGGATCCACACTACCTGGGGCCGCATTCTCGGAGAACCGGACGGTGATTAAATTGTCTGTAATCTCGTCTAGTCCCGAGTTGAACTCTTGGAGGTCAGAAAGACCAGTCTCGGCTGATTCGGCTAATCCAGAGCTCAAAGCGCGTTGCAGACTAGTAATAAATCCAATCAGCCCGGGAGGCTTGGAGCAAGGCCGGAAGAAGAAAGTTGCGAAGAGGAAAAAGACGCTCTGCTCTGCCCAACGGTGCCAGCCTGCTTGTACGTCCAGATGCGAAGCCACACCCCTTCTCCCAAGCACCTCCCCTAATTTCCTCCTGGCCCTGCCTCTCAACCCTTGGCTTCGTAGACCTCGCCCACTAGGCGTGGCTCTGCCCTGGGAGGACCAGGATCCCGCCAACCATGACTCCGCCCCTCCTTCCGCTAAGAAACCTGTCCCTTTTATTTAAAGAATACGTTTACGTCAGCCCGCTATACGTAGATTTTCGTCATCGTTGCAAGGCACGGGGGCGGAACTTCCTGTCTCTGGTTCTAACAGCTTCCGGGAGAAGCCGGAAGAGACCATACCCTGGGTAGAAACGGGGCTAGTCAGCCCCTCCCCCGACCCCTACGGAAAGGTGAGTCCACAGGCCGTCTTGGCGAAGTCAAAACACTTATTCTGGCCGTTTCAGGTGAGGCCTGCCTTCCTTATCCAGGTGCTGTACCCGTCCAGTCCCCCTTTAATTTCCCATGTTCCTCTGCGTACTCAAGCCCCGCCCCCAGTGTCCCAGCCCCGCCCCGAAGTTTGAGGGGTGTGGATGGTTTGTGACCCCCTCACCCGATTCTACCCCTCGCTGGCTGGGAGAAACGAGTTTTGGGTACAGCAGTAGGAACTAGGCAGCCTTTTGGCTCGAGTGGCCCCACGGACCCCTCTCCAGCGCCGCGGGAATAGGACCGCCCAAACGCGGAGCCTTCGCGTCAGGAAAGGCAGGATCGGAGACCCCTCCTCACCGTGCTATCAGGGTCGCTCACAGGTTGAGGAGAGCAAAGGCCTCTGAGGAGGGAAACCTGGGGTCCTACCCGGTCCCTCTCCTCGAAAGTTCCTTGTGCCTGTGCCAGTGCCAGTGCCAGTCGTTTTTGCCTCTGTTCGCggcagtttccttttctgtaaatcaGGGTTAATGCCAACCTTCTTACCATCAGGGGTTAGTTGTTGAGTGATAAATAATTGGTACTGTTTGTTTACTAAACAATtgcaatgtgccaggcactgttctaagtattTTGCTTCGATGATTTCCCGTCATCTTCAAAACAACcttatgaggtaggtactatttttaaccccattttactgatgagaaagctgaggctctaAGAAAATTGAGGTTATAGAGCTAGTAAGAGGCAAGACGAGGGTTATAATTAGTTTTggggtttctgtttttgttttcctgactCCAGGGCCCACGTGCCAAATTAGGAGGTGAAAAAATATTCACATGTTGGTATGTTCCACAAATAATTTTTGAGCAACTGCTATGGGATTATGCTGGGCACTGTGGTACATAGAGAAACACATGTGATCTTTCAGGAGTTTAGTGGAGAGATGGGTAGGTAGATAAGGCACTGTGAGAACAATCAGGTTATGATAATCATCAGACTGGATTTGCCCAAGGACAGCTGTGAAAGCAGGAGATTCTCCAAGGGAAAGAGGTGCTCCAAGGAGCAAACAGAGATCCTTCCTACCTTTCTAAGAAACTGTCAAGAACACATTACAAAAAGGGAGATTGTGATATGGGCTGTGGGAGccattttggaatattttctgAATCAGTTCCATGCAGGTAGTGGTTTTGTAGTTGTGAGCCTACGGTGACCTAGGAGGGTGGTGTTTCTGGTGTCTGCCCTGTTCTGCTGCCGAAGAATTTCAGAGGAGACACACACAGTGTTTGCTGATGGTCCCTACAGAGGTGTCCCTTTGGGGTGGTCTGATTTTGCTCTTGATAAGTTGATTTTCTTTGGCTCTTGACATCTGGACTTCAATCCGTGATTGAATGAGAGTGGGTTCAAATGACACAATCTGGCAAGAGTGGCTCTGCTGTGCCTCCAAAGGAACTCCCAAATAAAATATTCCAGGCTTTTTTGGTTCCCCTGAAGCCACCTTAGAGGCATCTCAGGGGAGCACAGTTGCTTTACCAAAAGAGAGAAATCCTAGAGAAACTCAGGGCTCAAAGCAGCAAATGTTTTTCCCCACCTCCCAGAAAAGCAACAGacagtaacagcagcagcaacaacaaaactgtaACGTTTTCTTGGTGATCCATGCTTATTGGGGGATTGGAATGTGAGAGAGGAAGGGTGTGCAACCTGAAAGCCAGCATTTCACAACAGAGGCAAAGAGTAAATCCTTAGCTATAGATTGGGGGTCCAGAGTTAGGAGGTTTGTGTCTCTTTAGGATACTGAACTGCATTTTCTTTCAGGGCCAGGTCAGTTAGAACctaaacaaacaagaaacctgGTTGCAATCTCTCATGCCCTGCTGATACTGTCCCCCTTTGTTCCTGCAGTGTGGACCCAGTCAGCAGCCAGGCCATGGAGCTCTCTGATGTCACCCTTATTGAGGGTGTGGGTAATGAGGTGACTGTGGTGGCGGGTGTGGTGGTGCTCATTCTAGCCTTGGTCCTAGCTTGGCTCTCTACCTACGTAGCAGACAGCGGTAGCAACCCGCTCCTGGGCACTATTGTGTCAGCTGGCGACACATCCGTCCTTCACCTGGGGCATGTGGACCATCTGGTAGCGGGCCAAGGCACCCCAGAGCCAACTGAACTCCCCCATCCATCAGAGGGTAATGATGAGAAGGCTGAAGAGGCTGGCGAAGGTGGGGGGGACCCCACCGGGGAACCTGGAGCTGGGGGTGGTGTTGAGCCCAGCCTTGAGCATCTGCTTGACATCCAAGGCCTGCCCAAAAGACAAGCAGGCCCAGGAAACAGCAGTCTGGAGGCACCTGTGAGATCGGAGGATAGCACCTGCTTGCCTTCCAGCCCCAGCCTCATCAGTGTGCGGCTCAAATTCCTCAATGACACGGAGGAGCTCGCTGTGGCCAGGCCAGAGGATACTGTGGGTGCTCTGAAGAGGTACGTGGGCTTGGAAGTGTCAAGTGCAGCCCCTATGGGGCCTTAGAAACCCACCCTTCAattttcccccaccccccagcgcCTTGCCTTTCGGCCTTCTCAttcctcatcctctgtctttccttctATCTCACCCTTACAGTAAATACTTCCCTGGACAGGAGAGCCAGATGAAACTGATCTACCAGGGCCGCCTGCTGCAGGACCCAGCCCGCACACTGCGTTCCCTGAACATTACCGACAACTGTGTGATTCACTGTCACCGCTCACCCCCTGGGTCAGCTGTTGCAGGCCCGTCGAGCTCCCTGGCCCCCTCctcaaccactgagccacccaacCTCGGTGTCAGTGTGGGCAGCCTCATGGTGCCTGTGTTTGTGGTGCTGCTGGGTGTGGTCTGGTACTTCCGTATCAATTACCGCCAGTTCTTCACAGCACCTGCCACAGTCTCCCTGGTGGGGGTCACTGTCTTCTTCAGCTTCCTAGTATTTGGGATGTATGGACGCTAAGGACCACAGGGAGAAAATGAAAGGCATGGTTTTCCTCCTTTATGGCCTCCCCCCATTCCTGGCCAGAGCTGGGCCCAAGGGCCTGGGAAGGAGGGGTGGAAAGGATGTGGTGGGTCCTCCTCCATAGGACTCAGGAGGCAGGCATGAGCATTCCCCTCACGTCCATGAGGAGACAGAGAGTCCCTCTGTGCAAGCACAACTCAGGTAGAAACGAGAATGTCATCTTCCTTCACTTCTAAGGTCCTGAAATTCAGAACTGAGCTGGTGGCCCAGCTCAACAGGGAGCCTGGGCTCTGAGGATTCCCTCCCAGCCGTGGCCCTAGCTCCTTCCATTATCCTGCATGTCTGCTCCTCTGCCCCCAGGACTGCCTGCCAGGGCAGCTCAGCAT
Coding sequences within it:
- the TMUB2 gene encoding transmembrane and ubiquitin-like domain-containing protein 2 (The RefSeq protein has 1 substitution compared to this genomic sequence), giving the protein MELSDVTLIEGVGNEVTVVAGVVVLILALVLAWLSTYVADSGSNPLLGTIVSAGDTSVLHLGHVDHLVAGQGTPEPTELPHPSEGNDEKAEEAGEGGGDPTGEPGAGGGVEPSLEHLLDIQGLPKRQAGPGNSSLEAPVRSEDSTCLPSSPSLISVRLKFFNDTEELAVARPEDTVGALKSKYFPGQESQMKLIYQGRLLQDPARTLRSLNITDNCVIHCHRSPPGSAVAGPSSSLAPSSTTEPPNLGVSVGSLMVPVFVVLLGVVWYFRINYRQFFTAPATVSLVGVTVFFSFLVFGMYGR
- the TMUB2 gene encoding transmembrane and ubiquitin-like domain-containing protein 2 isoform X2; translated protein: MELSDVTLIEGVGNEVTVVAGVVVLILALVLAWLSTYVADSGSNPLLGTIVSAGDTSVLHLGHVDHLVAGQGTPEPTELPHPSEGNDEKAEEAGEGGGDPTGEPGAGGGVEPSLEHLLDIQGLPKRQAGPGNSSLEAPVRSEDSTCLPSSPSLISVRLKFLNDTEELAVARPEDTVGALKSKYFPGQESQMKLIYQGRLLQDPARTLRSLNITDNCVIHCHRSPPGSAVAGPSSSLAPSSTTEPPNLGVSVGSLMVPVFVVLLGVVWYFRINYRQFFTAPATVSLVGVTVFFSFLVFGMYGR
- the TMUB2 gene encoding transmembrane and ubiquitin-like domain-containing protein 2 isoform X1 gives rise to the protein MISRHLQNNLMSVDPVSSQAMELSDVTLIEGVGNEVTVVAGVVVLILALVLAWLSTYVADSGSNPLLGTIVSAGDTSVLHLGHVDHLVAGQGTPEPTELPHPSEGNDEKAEEAGEGGGDPTGEPGAGGGVEPSLEHLLDIQGLPKRQAGPGNSSLEAPVRSEDSTCLPSSPSLISVRLKFLNDTEELAVARPEDTVGALKSKYFPGQESQMKLIYQGRLLQDPARTLRSLNITDNCVIHCHRSPPGSAVAGPSSSLAPSSTTEPPNLGVSVGSLMVPVFVVLLGVVWYFRINYRQFFTAPATVSLVGVTVFFSFLVFGMYGR